The DNA window GGCTCCGGGAAATCGACGCTGCTCTACGCGCTCAGCGGCATGGACGGGATTGACAGGGGAGAAGTCACATTCGAGGGGAAACCGCTGTCCGGACTTTCGGACGACGCGCTGACGGACCTGCGCAGAACGAAGATGGGCTTCGTTTTCCAGCAGCCCACTTTGCTTAAAAATCTGAACATTCTCGACAACATCCTCCTGCCCCAGATGCGGGATCACCGCAGGGATGCGAAAAAGCTGACTGTCCGGGCCAGGGCCCTGATGGAGCAGGTCGGCATCGCGGATCTGGAGCAGCGGGACGTCACACAGGTTTCCGGCGGCCAGCTCCAGCGGGCGGGCATCTGCCGTGCGCTGATGAGCAGCCCGAAAATCGTGTTTGCGGACGAACCGACAGGCGCACTGAACTCGAAGTCCTCCGATGAAATCATGGCGCTTTTTTCGGGAATCCATCGGGCCGGCACCACCATTCTATTGGTAACGCATGACGCAAAGGTCGCGGCGAGGGCGCAGCGGGTGCTGTTCATGCAGGACGGTAAAATTGTGCGAAATCTTGCACTGCCAGGGGCTGGTTCTGGGAACCTCTCATGGAACACGGAAAAAGTTCTGTCAGAAATGAAGTGTTTGAACATTTAATGTAAAATACCTGATCCAACCACAATGAGATGAAGAAATTTATATACAAGGAGGCCGCCTATGGTTGATATAGAGAACGATTACAATACTAGATTAGATGAATTGCGGAGGCGAATCAAGTCTCCCAGGAATTTTCAATCTGCGATGGAACTGGCGCTTGAAATCCATGCAATGACTCACACCGGCGAGGTTTCTTCCAGTTCTGTACCTACGTTTTGTGACGAATTATTGGATGGACTGGAGGACGAGGATTACAGCATCATGCCTACCGAAAAGGATGAAACCATTGCGTGGCATTTATGGCATATCGCAAGAATCGAAGACCTGGTGGGTAACCTTCTGATTGCAGAAAGGCCGCAGATATTTAATGATGAATGGATGGAACGGCTGAACATTTCCGTAAAGGACACTGGGAATGCCATGACGGATGATGAAATTATCGGCTTTAGTAAACAGGTAAAAAAGCAGGAGTTAATCAATTACCGGAACGCAGTAGGGCGTCAGACCCGAGAACTTTTAAAAGCATTGACGCCCGGTGATCTGAAACGGAAACCTTCTGACGAGTCTTTGGCACGACTGGTCAGTGAGGGTGGTCTGCTGGAGGTGAAAAAATCCATATGGCTTAAGAAGTTTTGGGGGAGTTATACCGTTACGGGACTCATTCTTCTGCCATTGACACATCATCATATGATTCATTTACCGGACAGTGTGAGGATTAAGGAATTTGTTGAAAAATCACGCAGTGGAACTCTATGATACAATGGCTTCAACAAAGTTTGTGACATCAGAGAACACAAAATATTCGACCTTTTCGTGCAGAGCACATCCATGCGGAGCATTGAGTTACGGTGTGCCCGGATGGGTATGAATTACTTTGGAGGGAATACAATGACTGAAAAAGAAATGTGGGCAGCCTATATTCAGGAAAACCCATCTTACAAGGAACAATGTTATGAAGCGTGGTGCTATGGCAGCAAAACACCGGATTTACTGGCAGAATTGACGGCATCGGGAACGAAAACGGCTACTGCATCTGCCTATCCATTTTATGAATATGAAAAATGCGAATTGCCCAAAGTGGGAGAGCACAATGTCATACTGCGTACCAATGGGGAAGCTGTGTGTGTCACAAAGACGACCCGCGTTTCTGTAGTGCCTTTTATGCAGGTGAGTGCGGAACATGCCTATAAGGAGGGAGAAGGAGATAGGAGCTTAACATACTGGAGAACGGTTCACGCGCAGGCATTCGCGGATGAACTGGCAGAGATCCATATGAATTTTTCAGAAGATATGCTTGTTGTCTGCCAAGAATTTCAAGTGGTTTTTCTACCCATTGGCAGGTAAGAAAGAAGCTGTGGCTGAGGTATATTGATCATGACAGGCTGATGCATGTCAGAGAGTGCTCACAAATTCATGAGAAATGCGACACGCTGATGTCGCATTTCTCATGATAAACTCATCTGAGACAAAGGAGGAATGGAATATGCCGTTTACTGAACTATGTATTTATCAAGTCAAACCGCAAAAGGTTGATGAATTCGAGGCGCTGATGCTGGAAGCAAAAGAGTTTCTGGAAAAGCAAAAGGGGCTGCTCTTACTGCGGTTCGTAAAGAGAGAGTACCATATCGACATGGAGCAGATTAAAGAAGGTCTGCCGCCGCCCAAGATCACGCGCATTGTAAAAAGTGTCAAGTATATGCTCTATTGGGAGTTTGATACGAAAGAAAGCTATGGGGCAGCACAAAAAAATCTCTACGACAGCTATTGGAAGCCGATGGAACGATGTCTGGTAGCGCCGCATGACAAATATTTAGGGGAGGGGCTGTTTTCATGGAATTAGCATATTGCGGTTTAAAATGCGACGAATGTCCTATTTATACTGCCTCTGTCAGCAAAAATACAGCAGAACAAATCAGACTGGCAAAAGAGTATTCGACGGATGATTATCAATTTTCAAAAGAAGATATGGTTTGTTTCGGCTGTCATACTGAGTTTACATCTAAAAAAATGTGCGGGGACTGCGAAATAAGAAAATGCGGTGTTGAGAAAGCCTGTAAAAATTGTGCGGAGTGTACGGAGTTTCCCTGTTCGTTACTTGAAGAACAGCTGGGGGACAGTTCTGATGGTCTGAACCGATTAAAGTAGCTTGCCGCAGCAGTCAGACAGGCAGAGGGATG is part of the [Clostridium] symbiosum genome and encodes:
- a CDS encoding DinB family protein, translating into MVDIENDYNTRLDELRRRIKSPRNFQSAMELALEIHAMTHTGEVSSSSVPTFCDELLDGLEDEDYSIMPTEKDETIAWHLWHIARIEDLVGNLLIAERPQIFNDEWMERLNISVKDTGNAMTDDEIIGFSKQVKKQELINYRNAVGRQTRELLKALTPGDLKRKPSDESLARLVSEGGLLEVKKSIWLKKFWGSYTVTGLILLPLTHHHMIHLPDSVRIKEFVEKSRSGTL
- a CDS encoding ABC transporter ATP-binding protein, translated to MSKLLVCEKIEKSFGNGDERRKVLDGVSVEIGAGEFVAVMGASGSGKSTLLYALSGMDGIDRGEVTFEGKPLSGLSDDALTDLRRTKMGFVFQQPTLLKNLNILDNILLPQMRDHRRDAKKLTVRARALMEQVGIADLEQRDVTQVSGGQLQRAGICRALMSSPKIVFADEPTGALNSKSSDEIMALFSGIHRAGTTILLVTHDAKVAARAQRVLFMQDGKIVRNLALPGAGSGNLSWNTEKVLSEMKCLNI
- a CDS encoding DUF3795 domain-containing protein, producing the protein MELAYCGLKCDECPIYTASVSKNTAEQIRLAKEYSTDDYQFSKEDMVCFGCHTEFTSKKMCGDCEIRKCGVEKACKNCAECTEFPCSLLEEQLGDSSDGLNRLK
- a CDS encoding ASCH domain-containing protein, with the protein product MTEKEMWAAYIQENPSYKEQCYEAWCYGSKTPDLLAELTASGTKTATASAYPFYEYEKCELPKVGEHNVILRTNGEAVCVTKTTRVSVVPFMQVSAEHAYKEGEGDRSLTYWRTVHAQAFADELAEIHMNFSEDMLVVCQEFQVVFLPIGR